One window of Pogoniulus pusillus isolate bPogPus1 chromosome 31, bPogPus1.pri, whole genome shotgun sequence genomic DNA carries:
- the MRAP2 gene encoding melanocortin-2 receptor accessory protein 2 isoform X2: MPAPRLLSNRTSQQALSTSAYTWEYEYYEYGPVSFEGLRAHKYSIVIGFWVGLAVFVIFMFFVLTLLTKTGAPPHQDNADPSEKRLRLNSFVADFGRPLEAEKVFPQQVAEESQSLFHFCINEAEHLGRARQSLRGAGLESNLHFTQEVPRSSGMFEEDLSCLGKFNIPNFVNTEHNSSLAEDDLLISEPPIILESKSVLQPSHRIMD, encoded by the exons ATGCCTGCCCCAAGGCTGCTGTCTAACAGAACCTCCCAGCAAGCCTTGTCTACCTCTGCTTACACCTGGGAGTATGAGTACTACGAGTATGGACCAGTGTCGTTTGAAGGCCTGAGAGCTCATAAAT ACTCCATTGTGATTGGATTTTGGGTCGGCCTGGCAGTTTTTGTCATCTTCATGTTTTTTGTCCTGACCCTGCTGACGAAGACAGGAGCACCACCACACCAAGA CAATGCAGACCCTTCTGAGAAGAGGCTTCGCCTGAACAGCTTTGTGGCAGACTTTGGAAGACCTCTGGAGGCAGAGAAGGTCTTTCCTCAGCAGGTAGCTGAAGAGTCCCAGTCCCTCTTCCATTTCTGTATTAATGAAGCAGAACATTTGGGCAGAGCAAGACAAAGTCTGAGAGGTGCAGGTCTGGAGAGTAACCTCCACTTCACCCAGGAAGTTCCCAGGAGCAGTGGAATGTTTGAGGAGGACCTCAGCTGCCTTGGCAAATTTAACATCCCAAACTTTGTGAACACTGAGCACAACTCTTCACTAGCAGAGGACGACCTTCTCATCTCAGAGCCACCAATCATTTTAGAGAGCAAATCAGTCCTGCAGCCTTCCCATCGGATCATGGACTGA
- the MRAP2 gene encoding melanocortin-2 receptor accessory protein 2 isoform X1 — translation MLRGLYLLRCKMPAPRLLSNRTSQQALSTSAYTWEYEYYEYGPVSFEGLRAHKYSIVIGFWVGLAVFVIFMFFVLTLLTKTGAPPHQDNADPSEKRLRLNSFVADFGRPLEAEKVFPQQVAEESQSLFHFCINEAEHLGRARQSLRGAGLESNLHFTQEVPRSSGMFEEDLSCLGKFNIPNFVNTEHNSSLAEDDLLISEPPIILESKSVLQPSHRIMD, via the exons GTCTATATTTACTGAGGTGCAAGATGCCTGCCCCAAGGCTGCTGTCTAACAGAACCTCCCAGCAAGCCTTGTCTACCTCTGCTTACACCTGGGAGTATGAGTACTACGAGTATGGACCAGTGTCGTTTGAAGGCCTGAGAGCTCATAAAT ACTCCATTGTGATTGGATTTTGGGTCGGCCTGGCAGTTTTTGTCATCTTCATGTTTTTTGTCCTGACCCTGCTGACGAAGACAGGAGCACCACCACACCAAGA CAATGCAGACCCTTCTGAGAAGAGGCTTCGCCTGAACAGCTTTGTGGCAGACTTTGGAAGACCTCTGGAGGCAGAGAAGGTCTTTCCTCAGCAGGTAGCTGAAGAGTCCCAGTCCCTCTTCCATTTCTGTATTAATGAAGCAGAACATTTGGGCAGAGCAAGACAAAGTCTGAGAGGTGCAGGTCTGGAGAGTAACCTCCACTTCACCCAGGAAGTTCCCAGGAGCAGTGGAATGTTTGAGGAGGACCTCAGCTGCCTTGGCAAATTTAACATCCCAAACTTTGTGAACACTGAGCACAACTCTTCACTAGCAGAGGACGACCTTCTCATCTCAGAGCCACCAATCATTTTAGAGAGCAAATCAGTCCTGCAGCCTTCCCATCGGATCATGGACTGA